In Biomphalaria glabrata chromosome 11, xgBioGlab47.1, whole genome shotgun sequence, the following proteins share a genomic window:
- the LOC129921724 gene encoding uncharacterized protein LOC129921724, whose protein sequence is MIPGTYKLKLVDGTVRDYPLACVSIESDYIVGKYVVACFKDPVADLILGNVDSNVSREFNCSAVTRSMTNKDIEGGTVSDCGVLEECRDVLGTSEEFLCEQLSDPSLKDLWERHVDSCVDNKKNGSVEYKVFDRLLYRVFRGKFGEEERQLVVPSAKREIVLKTAHESMLAGHLSLRKTKSKIYKYFFWQGLDRDIKEFVRSCDICQKARMPRRCDRVELGQMNVITTPFYKVATDIIGPLELTDNKNRYILTVVDVATRWPEAIPLRNINTETVIEALTSIFCRIGLPTEILSDQGPQFTSELYNQVCNFFSVKPVHSTIYHPSSNGMVERLNSSLKSFLRKVCQDSPCDWDRKVNAALCAYREVPNETTGMSPFELVYGRQMRGPLAILKQVFVNNEEENGYKNVFSYLLDLKTRLSEVTAIANFNSKANRNKYKKQYDKYSSRRDINVGDCVLVLKPHRDSKLSVFWQGPYKVLNKISQFNYVIQKENMTKIYHINRLMKYHCRVKKGDNLIVADENRNELLSANMVSVVGEEDVAEQDEYNDDMLPNIPTLEITQKEKIHEDVFTQVKINPNLNHMQKMQVNEILTEYRDIISNVPGRATVEKFKIKLIDKKPIALKPYAVPIHMKEKVKREIDNMLELGIIGPTDSPYAAPVVIIKKKDGTLRPCIDFRKLNNITEIPAEVIPEQEDLFNMLYKAKYFTLVDLTKGYWQIPISETSKPFTAFRVLGEHYMFHYLPFGLSGAPSHFNKVVKSMLKGVENVLFYFDDICIFSEDWESHSKSVRNVFCALRENGFTLKPDKLEVGYTSVKFLGHNVGQGVIKPDPSNVKKIREFKTPTTKKEIRSLIGLINYYSKFIPSYADLVFPFTELLRRGKSIRVDWNYECAEALNRVQTCLSKYPILRLPDPSLSFFLQTDASDKGISGILCQCIKGVLHPIKYVSRKLLPREQKYSIIEREGLAIVYSVKKLDRYLAGKTFHLLTDHKALSYLRSTNFTNARITRWALMLQDYSFDVVHVKGENNLLADLCSRLI, encoded by the coding sequence ATGATTCCTGGtacttataaattaaaacttgttgaTGGGACAGTGAGGGATTATCCATTGGCTTGTGTGAGTATTGAGTCGGATTATATTGTCGGTAAATATGTCGTAGCTTGCTTTAAAGATCCGGTTGCAGATTTAATTCTTGGGAATGTTGACAGTAATGTGAGTCGTGAGTTTAATTGCTCAGCAGTAACTAGGTCAATGACAAATAAGGACATTGAGGGCGGCACTGTAAGTGATTGTGGAGTATTGGAAGAATGTCGAGATGTGTTAGGTACAAGCGAAGAATTTTTATGTGAACAGTTGAGTGATCCGTCTTTAAAAGATCTATGGGAGCGACATGTGGACAGTTgtgtagataataaaaaaaatggaagtgtGGAATATAAAGTGTTTGATAGACTATTGTACAGAGTGTTTAGGGGAAAGTTTGGTGAGGAAGAAAGACAGTTAGTTGTACCTTCAGCTAAGAGAGAAATTGTGTTGAAAACCGCTCATGAGAGTATGTTGGCAGGACATTTGTCATTAAGAAAGACTAAAAGTaaaatctacaaatattttttctggcAAGGtttagatagagacataaaagAGTTTGTGAGGTCGTGTGATATTTGTCAGAAAGCTAGGATGCCACGTCGTTGTGACAGAGTGGAGCTTGGCCAAATGAATGTTATTACCACTCCGTTTTATAAAGTTGCAACAGATATTATTGGCCCATTGGAGTTAACTGACAATAAGAATAGGTATATTTTGACAGTAGTAGATGTTGCTACGAGATGGCCAGAAGCGATACCACTGAGAAATATAAACACAGAAACAGTTATCGAAGCACTAACTAGTATTTTTTGTAGAATTGGGCTACCGACTGAAATTTTAAGTGATCAAGGCCCACAGTTTACTTCGGAATTGTACAATCAggtctgtaattttttctctgtcaaACCAGTGCATTCTACCATTTACCACCCGAGCTCTAATGGGATGGTTGAACGACTTAATTCTTCTTTAAAATCCTTTCTAAGGAAAGTGTGTCAGGATAGCCCTTGTGATTGGGACCGGAAAGTCAACGCAGCACTGTGCGCCTACCGAGAGGTTCCTAACGAAACAACGGGAATGTCACCATTTGAGCTTGTCTACGGAAGACAAATGAGGGGCCCTTTGGCTATCTTAAAGCAAGTGTTCGTAAATAACGAAGAGGAAAATGGGTACAAGAACGTATTCAGTTATTTACTGGATTTGAAGACACGATTATCTGAGGTGACTGCTATTGCTAATTTCAACAGTAAGGCAAACAGAAACAAATACAAGAAACAATATGACAAATACTCATCGAGGCGTGATATAAATGTGGGTGACTGTGTTTTAGTCCTCAAACCACACAGAGACAGTAAGCTGTCCGTGTTTTGGCAGGGCCCGTATAAGGTTCTAAACAAGATTTCCCAATTTAATTATGTTATCcagaaagaaaatatgacaAAGATATATCATATAAACAGACTTATGAAATACCATTGTAGGGTAAAGAAGGGAGATAATCTAATTGTTGCAGATGAAAATAGAAATGAACTTTTGTCAGCTAATATGGTTTCAGTTGTAGGGGAGGAAGACGTTGCTGAGCAGGATGAATATAATGATGATATGCTACCTAACATTCCAACGCTAGAAATTACGCAGAAAGAGAAGATTCACGAGGATGTCTTCACACAGGTCAAAATTAACCCCAATTTGAACCATATGCAAAAGATGCaagtaaatgaaattttaacagAGTATAGAGACATTATATCCAATGTTCCTGGCAGGGCCACTGTcgaaaagtttaaaattaaattgattgATAAGAAGCCTATAGCTCTGAAACCATATGCGGTGCCCATTCAtatgaaagagaaagtgaagcGAGAAATCGACAACATGTTAGAATTGGGAATTATAGGGCCGACGGACTCCCCTTATGCAGCGCCAGTTGTTATAATTAAGAAGAAAGATGGCACACTCCGCCCTTGTatagattttagaaaattaaataatattactgAAATACCTGCTGAGGTAATTCCTGAACAAGAAGATTTGTTTAACATGTTGTATAAAGCCAAGTACTTTACATTGGTGGACCTAACAAAGGGTTACTGGCAAATTCCGATCAGTGAAACGAGCAAACCTTTTACAGCGTTTAGAGTTCTTGGGGAGCATTATATGTTCCACTACTTACCCTTTGGGTTGAGCGGTGCTCCAAGTCATTTTAATAAGGTTGTTAAGAGTATGCTAAAGGGAGTAGAAAATGTATTGTTCTACTTCGATGACATTTGTAttttcagtgaagactgggaatcaCACTCGAAGAGTGTCAGAAATGTTTTTTGCGCTCTAAGAGAGAACGGCTTTACACTAAAACCAGATAAACTTGAGGTGGGCTACACTAGTGTTAAATTTCTGGGTCATAATGTGGGACAAGGAGTTATCAAACCTGATCCTAGCAATGTAAAAAAGATCAGGGAATTTAAAACACCCActacaaagaaagaaatacgtAGTTTGATTGGTCTGATAAATTATTACAGCAAATTTATTCCGAGTTACGCGGATTTAGTATTCCCCTTTACAGAGTTACTACGTCGGGGCAAGTCTATAAGAGTGGACTGGAACTATGAGTGTGCGGAGGCATTGAATAGAGTGCAGACTTGTCTGAGTAAGTATCCTATTCTTCGTTTACCTGACCCTtctctatctttttttcttcagaccGATGCTTCAGATAAAGGAATTTCTGGTATTCTCTGTCAGTGTATCAAAGGTGTGTTACATCCCATAAAGTACGTAAGCCGTAAGTTGTTGCCTCGGGAGCAGAAGTACTCTATTATTGAACGGGAAGGATTAGCCATAGTATATTCTGTTAAGAAACTGGACAGGTATTTAGCAGGTAAAACATTTCACCTGCTGACTGATCACAAGGCCTTAtcgtatctcaggagcacaaacTTTACAAATGCACGTATCACAAGATGGGCATTGATGCTACAAGACTACTCATTTGACGTTGTCCACGTAAAGGGAGAGAACAATCTGCTGGCTGATCTTTGTTCAAGATTGATATAG